From a single Labrus bergylta chromosome 14, fLabBer1.1, whole genome shotgun sequence genomic region:
- the LOC109979637 gene encoding serine protease FAM111A: MRSENMSKKGSKIQPRKSGPMDKYVKPCGKPETSPGCASPLTQRPLSTPKQDEELHATHSFEWVGSDKNPTNLTCGKTGTIEDSLKKSAQFRVLAKKNTNRELVIVRDGRAISSHFPCSFIKNERLTVKYIKAADKHSQLPRNRASAIRQGQVPPDKLVVFHVVTKGGEKVARIMKNKELKIKFEEITVYGLKGEKVKEALKRDGRLLKKAFQTNCALIDKNTEVRTEMHNLVDDLDGKTVKIKMISKCTQPESQPESLEDADVLQSESQKSDSEIQVENQDPQQQSTTNQSVTDNISKGNSKQNGIRQTEKIPNSENLKSHLSFQVKQRVKGMKTGLSKRSNIQNLFRVEYGKSAETCREVKTMKKLMALSDSVCAVRINGKPSGSGFLLFDKFVLTNGHVIKNIYNESTKQLSESMTVHFSFESLDQWDSGAKVEEVTAWEYYCDNSGHMNDWALLRISSDQKLPRCLLKHFGFLPSGGGICIIGHPNDGVKKIDPCWIIPTDNRKQVVQNHCNGNLDGVLPDSKQYFKDQEYINFITNNFFESVSQSVNGLKQVLTYKSCFYFGSSGSPVFDEHCNVVAMHSAGYEYRNGRGERSSVIEFGYPLSLILEHIIIQMVENARFDVLKKYLACNYSQHQNMMSNLKKLVESRNLTSFQKAFNNLVHTNEERLKMFFGLLLQREEPVPMDTL, from the exons ATGCGAAGTGAAAACATGTCAAAGAAGGGGTCTAAGATTCAGCCTCGAAAAAGTGGACCAATGGACAAATATGTCAag CCCTGTGGTAAACCAGAAACCTCACCGGGATGTGCCAGTCCTCTAACCCAGCGTCCACTGTCAACACCTAAACAG GATGAGGAGCTACATGCAACCCATTCCTTTGAGTGGGTGGGAAGTGACAAGAACCCCACAAACTTGACCTGCGGTAAGACAGGAACTATCGAGGACTCACTGAAGAAGAGTGCACAGTTCAGAGTTCTTGcaaaaaagaatacaaacagGGAACTTGTCATTGTACGTGATGGGAGAGCTATCAGTTCACACTTCCCATGCAGCTTCATTAAGAATGAACGTCTTACTGTCAAGTACATAAAAGCGGCAGACAAGCACTCGCAATTACCTAGAAATCGAGCTTCTGCTATTCGCCAAGGACAGGTTCCCCCTGACAAGCTTGTGGTGTTTCATGTGGTGACAAAAGGAGGGGAAAAAGTAGCACGtatcatgaaaaacaaagaacttaaaataaagtttgaggAAATTACCGTTTATGGTTTGAaaggagagaaagtgaaagaggCACTGAAAAGAGATGGACGCTTACTGAAAAAAGCGTTCCAAACAAACTGTGCGCTCattgataaaaacactgaagtaaGAACTGAAATGCACAACTTAGTTGATGATCTTGATGGTAAAACTGTCAAGATCAAAATGATCAGTAAGTGTACTCAACCAGAAAGTCAACCTGAAAGCCTTGAAGATGCAGATGTGCTTCAGAGCGAATCTCAGAAATCTGACTCCGAGATCCAAGTTGAAAACCAAGATCCTCAGCAGCAGTCTACCACAAACCAGTCAGTGACTGACAACATAAGtaagggaaattcaaagcaaaaTGGCATTcgacagacagaaaaaatacCCAATTCGGAAAATCTAAAGAGTCACCTATCTTTCCAGGTAAAACAACGGGTGAAAGGGATGAAAACTGGACTTTCAAAGCGTTCTAATATCCAGAATCTCTTTCGTGTAGAGTACGGAAAGAGTGCTGAGACATGCAGAGAGGTGAAAACAATGAAGAAGCTGATGGCTCTCAGTGATTCTGTTTGTGCTGTGAGGATAAATGGGAAACCTAGCGGAAGTGGCTTTCTCCTTTTTGACAAGTTTGTCCTCACAAATGGCCAcgtaattaaaaacatttataatgagaGCACAAAGCAGTTATCTGAGTCGATGACTGTCCATTTCTCTTTTGAGAGTCTGGACCAATGGGATTCAGGAGCAAAGGTGGAGGAGGTTACAGCCTGGGAGTACTATTGTGACAACTCGGGCCACATGAATGACTGGGCTTTGTTGAGGATCAGTTCTGATCAAAAACTACCGCGGTGTCTCTTAAAACACTTTGGGTTCCTCCCCAGTGGTGGAGGAATTTGCATCATTGGGCACCCCAATGATGGTGTAAAGAAGATCGACCCATGCTGGATTATTCCCACTGATAACCGCAAACAAGTTGTACAGAACCATTGCAATGGAAACCTGGATGGTGTTCTGCCAGACAGCAAGCAGTACTTTAAAGACCAGGAGTACATTAATTTTATAACTAATAATTTTTTTGAAAGTGTGTCACAATCTGTTAATGGTTTGAAACAGGTTCTCACTTACAAGTCTTGCTTTTATTTCGGCTCATCTGGCTCTCCGGTCTTTGACGAGCACTGCAATGTTGTTGCAATGCATTCAGCAGGATATGAATACAGAAACGGAAGGGGTGAAAGAAGCAGTGTCATAGAGTTTGGCTATCCTTTGTCCCTCATCCTAGAACACATCATCATCCAGATGGTGGAAAATGCAAGATTTGATGTGCTAAAGAAATACCTGGCTTGCAATTATTCACAACACCAAAACATGATGAGCAATTTGAAGAAATTGGTCGAAAGCAGAAATCTCACATCATTTCAAAAGGCATTCAACAACTTGGTTCACACAAATGAGGAAcgtttgaagatgttttttggACTCTTACTTCAGAGAGAGGAACCTGTCCCTATGGACACACTCTGA